A part of Oncorhynchus kisutch isolate 150728-3 linkage group LG2, Okis_V2, whole genome shotgun sequence genomic DNA contains:
- the LOC109883386 gene encoding POU domain, class 2, transcription factor 2 isoform X7 yields the protein MFVPLPVPFMFQRTAPDLNAWRLKSPLALRSDSEIRMSKPVEVENTVADSPMESTDSERNGPDSNHQLQQMKISPFHLSPTLSSNKNKMEECGEMSPGPPPHHSHAPSQTPLPHTQLMLTGSQLAGLTALLPAQQQLLLQQAQAQLLAAAVQQSVQQSNAAHAAHAAHAAHAAAQANQQAQAAAAANQHAQQQAGQTGQQGQSQPQGQSTQEQTGQPVPVPPTHPQLTLSQPIQLTAQDIQQLLQLQQLVLVPGHHLQSPQFLLQQHQGQQGLLSTPNLIQLPQQNQGSLLSAPRLGLQAQRDKAMEGSGVMTSVSSVTSHPEEPSDLEELEVFARTFKQRRIKLGFTQGDVGMAMGKLYGNDFSQTTISRFEALNLSFKNMCKLKPLLEKWLNDAETMSTDSTMPSPSSLSSSSMGFEGLPGRRRKKRTSIETNVRVALERAFITQNQKPTSEEILCIADQLSMEKEVIRVWFCNRRQKEKRINPNSATPPLPSQPPQAPPTHKPPCYSPHMMSSQLSSQLSSQLSSQMSSQLSQAVTSLSTTLTTMSSFSPLIPSGPTHSSLSSASSPVTPPPRSTASPATPSHSTLSLNTGLWRLGKKNGDVSNYITDFAANLSPSSQWWPAAPFQS from the exons aAATCAGAATGTCAAAGCCAGTTGAGGTTGAGAACACAGTGGCTGACTCTCCAATGGAGAGCACag ATTCAGAGCGGAATGGTCCTGACTCAAATCATCAG CTTCAGCAGATGAAAATCAGTCCCTTTCACCTTTCTCCAACCCTCAGCAgcaacaag aatAAGATGGAAGAGTGTGGTGAGATGTCCCCGGGCCCTCCTCCCCACCACAGCCACGCCCCCTCACAGacgcccctcccacacacacagctcatgCTGACTGGCTCCCAACTGGCAGGG TTGACAGCTCTCTTGCCAGCTCAGCAGCAGTTGTTACTGCAGCAGGCTCAGGCTCAGCTTCTAGCTGCAGCTGTGCAGCAGTCTGTTCAGCAGTCCAACGCAGCTCACGCAGCTCACGCAGCTCATGCAGCCCACGCAGCCGCCCAAGCCAATCAGCAAGCTCAGGCAGCCGCAGCAGCCAATCAACATGCCCAGCAGCAGGCGGGACAGACAGGGCAGCAGGGCCAATCACAGCCCCAGGGACAGAgcacacaggaacagacaggtcaacctgtccctgtcccgcCCACTCATCCTCAGCTCACCCTCTCTCAGCCAATTCAGCTCACCGCCCAG GACATCCAGCAGTTGTTGCAGCTGCAGCAGTTGGTTCTGGTGCCAGGACACCACCTGCAGTCTCCTCAGTTCCTCCTCCAACAGCACCAAGGGCAGCAAG GACTGCTATCAACACCAAATCTGATTCAGCTACCTCAGCAAAACCAAGGGAGCCTCCTGTCCGCTCCCAGGCTGGGGCTCCAAGCACAG AGAGATAAGGCTATGGAGGGCAGTGGGGTCATGACCTCTGTGTCCTCTGTGACCTCTCACCCCGAGGAGCCCAGTGACCTTGAGGAACTGGAGGTGTTCGCCCGCACCTTCAAACAGAGACGCATCAAACTGGGCTTTACACAG gGTGACGTGGGAATGGCCATGGGGAAGCTATATGGTAATGATTTCAGCCAGACCACCATCTCTCGCTTCGAGGCCCTCAACCTGAGCTTTAAGAACATGTGCAAACTCAAACCACTACTGGAGAAGTGGCTCAATGATGCag AGACCATGTCCACAGACAGTACTATGCCCAGCCCCagctctctgtcctcttcctcaATGGGCTTCGAGGGCCTGCCGGGCCGACGCAGGAAGAAAAGAACCAGCATCGAGACTAACGTCCGCGTGGCCCTGGAAAGAGCCTTCATCACG CAGAACCAGAAGCCTACCTCAGAGGAGATCCTGTGTATCGCGGACCAGCtcagcatggagaaggaggtgatCCGCGTGTGGTTCTGCAACCGCCGACAGAAAGAGAAGCGTATCAACCCCAACAGTGCCACCCCTCCCTTGCCCAGCCAGCCCCCCCAAGCCCCACCGACGCACAAACCCCCCTGCTACAGCCCACACATG ATGTCCAGTCAGCTGTCCAGTCAGCTGTCCAGTCAGCTGTCCAGTCAGATGTCCAGTCAGCTGTCCCAGGCAGTGACCAGCCTCAGCACCACATTGACCACAATGTCATCGTTCTCCCCTCTGATCCCCAGTGGTCCCACCCACTCATCTCTCAGCTCCGCCTCCTCTCCAGTGACTCCTCCTCCTCGCAGCACAGCCAGCCCAGCCACTCCCAGCCACAGCACACTGAGTCTCAACACAGG CTTATGGCGTTTGGGTAAAAAGAATGGTGACGTGTCTAACTACATCACCGATTTTGCTGCAAACTTGAG CCCTAGCAGCCAGTGGTGGCCAGCTGCCCCTTTCCAGTCTTGA
- the LOC109883386 gene encoding POU domain, class 2, transcription factor 2 isoform X2: protein MFVPLPVPFMFQRTAPDLNAWRLKSPLALRSDSEIRMSKPVEVENTVADSPMESTDSERNGPDSNHQLQQMKISPFHLSPTLSSNKNKMEECGEMSPGPPPHHSHAPSQTPLPHTQLMLTGSQLAGLTALLPAQQQLLLQQAQAQLLAAAVQQSVQQSNAAHAAHAAHAAHAAAQANQQAQAAAAANQHAQQQAGQTGQQGQSQPQGQSTQEQTGQPVPVPPTHPQLTLSQPIQLTAQDIQQLLQLQQLVLVPGHHLQSPQFLLQQHQGQQGLLSTPNLIQLPQQNQGSLLSAPRLGLQAQRDKAMEGSGVMTSVSSVTSHPEEPSDLEELEVFARTFKQRRIKLGFTQGDVGMAMGKLYGNDFSQTTISRFEALNLSFKNMCKLKPLLEKWLNDAETMSTDSTMPSPSSLSSSSMGFEGLPGRRRKKRTSIETNVRVALERAFITNQKPTSEEILCIADQLSMEKEVIRVWFCNRRQKEKRINPNSATPPLPSQPPQAPPTHKPPCYSPHMMSSQLSSQLSSQLSSQMSSQLSQAVTSLSTTLTTMSSFSPLIPSGPTHSSLSSASSPVTPPPRSTASPATPSHSTLSLNTGLWRLGKKNGDVSNYITDFAANLRNTVMGVNTGNQALNQALLSNNQLATIQALAASGGQLPLSSLEGGSKVLLGGAGGQGGGLQSSFFLNHPAFLHMGQNPGAGLVSAAVAKASQPSPFPSTSSISPTPCSPSPCSSPASSCDFDELAHSPSSLGGAKIE from the exons aAATCAGAATGTCAAAGCCAGTTGAGGTTGAGAACACAGTGGCTGACTCTCCAATGGAGAGCACag ATTCAGAGCGGAATGGTCCTGACTCAAATCATCAG CTTCAGCAGATGAAAATCAGTCCCTTTCACCTTTCTCCAACCCTCAGCAgcaacaag aatAAGATGGAAGAGTGTGGTGAGATGTCCCCGGGCCCTCCTCCCCACCACAGCCACGCCCCCTCACAGacgcccctcccacacacacagctcatgCTGACTGGCTCCCAACTGGCAGGG TTGACAGCTCTCTTGCCAGCTCAGCAGCAGTTGTTACTGCAGCAGGCTCAGGCTCAGCTTCTAGCTGCAGCTGTGCAGCAGTCTGTTCAGCAGTCCAACGCAGCTCACGCAGCTCACGCAGCTCATGCAGCCCACGCAGCCGCCCAAGCCAATCAGCAAGCTCAGGCAGCCGCAGCAGCCAATCAACATGCCCAGCAGCAGGCGGGACAGACAGGGCAGCAGGGCCAATCACAGCCCCAGGGACAGAgcacacaggaacagacaggtcaacctgtccctgtcccgcCCACTCATCCTCAGCTCACCCTCTCTCAGCCAATTCAGCTCACCGCCCAG GACATCCAGCAGTTGTTGCAGCTGCAGCAGTTGGTTCTGGTGCCAGGACACCACCTGCAGTCTCCTCAGTTCCTCCTCCAACAGCACCAAGGGCAGCAAG GACTGCTATCAACACCAAATCTGATTCAGCTACCTCAGCAAAACCAAGGGAGCCTCCTGTCCGCTCCCAGGCTGGGGCTCCAAGCACAG AGAGATAAGGCTATGGAGGGCAGTGGGGTCATGACCTCTGTGTCCTCTGTGACCTCTCACCCCGAGGAGCCCAGTGACCTTGAGGAACTGGAGGTGTTCGCCCGCACCTTCAAACAGAGACGCATCAAACTGGGCTTTACACAG gGTGACGTGGGAATGGCCATGGGGAAGCTATATGGTAATGATTTCAGCCAGACCACCATCTCTCGCTTCGAGGCCCTCAACCTGAGCTTTAAGAACATGTGCAAACTCAAACCACTACTGGAGAAGTGGCTCAATGATGCag AGACCATGTCCACAGACAGTACTATGCCCAGCCCCagctctctgtcctcttcctcaATGGGCTTCGAGGGCCTGCCGGGCCGACGCAGGAAGAAAAGAACCAGCATCGAGACTAACGTCCGCGTGGCCCTGGAAAGAGCCTTCATCACG AACCAGAAGCCTACCTCAGAGGAGATCCTGTGTATCGCGGACCAGCtcagcatggagaaggaggtgatCCGCGTGTGGTTCTGCAACCGCCGACAGAAAGAGAAGCGTATCAACCCCAACAGTGCCACCCCTCCCTTGCCCAGCCAGCCCCCCCAAGCCCCACCGACGCACAAACCCCCCTGCTACAGCCCACACATG ATGTCCAGTCAGCTGTCCAGTCAGCTGTCCAGTCAGCTGTCCAGTCAGATGTCCAGTCAGCTGTCCCAGGCAGTGACCAGCCTCAGCACCACATTGACCACAATGTCATCGTTCTCCCCTCTGATCCCCAGTGGTCCCACCCACTCATCTCTCAGCTCCGCCTCCTCTCCAGTGACTCCTCCTCCTCGCAGCACAGCCAGCCCAGCCACTCCCAGCCACAGCACACTGAGTCTCAACACAGG CTTATGGCGTTTGGGTAAAAAGAATGGTGACGTGTCTAACTACATCACCGATTTTGCTGCAAACTTGAG gAACACTGTGATGGGAGTAAACACAGGGAACCAGGCTCTGAACCAAGCTCTCCTCAGCAACAACCAGTTGGCTACTATACAAG CCCTAGCAGCCAGTGGTGGCCAGCTGCCCCTTTCCAGTCTTGAGGGGGGCAGTAAGGTGTTGCTGGGTGGTGCAGGGGGGCAGGGAGGGGGTCTCCAGTCCTCCTTTTTCCTCAACCACCCCGCTTTCCTCCACATGGGCCAGAATCCTGGTGCTGGATTGGTCAGCGCTGCCGTAGCCAAAGCATCCCAgccctcccctttcccctccacCAGTAGCATAAGCCCCACCCCCTGCTCCCCCTCCCCTTGCTCCAGCCCCGCCTCTTCCTGCGACTTCGATGAATTGGCGCACAGCCCATCCTCATTGGGAGGGGCTAAGATTGAGTGA
- the LOC109883386 gene encoding POU domain, class 2, transcription factor 2 isoform X3, giving the protein MFVPLPVPFMFQRTAPDLNAWRLKSPLALRSDSEIRMSKPVEVENTVADSPMESTDSERNGPDSNHQLQQMKISPFHLSPTLSSNKNKMEECGEMSPGPPPHHSHAPSQTPLPHTQLMLTGSQLAGLTALLPAQQQLLLQQAQAQLLAAAVQQSVQQSNAAHAAHAAHAAHAAAQANQQAQAAAAANQHAQQQAGQTGQQGQSQPQGQSTQEQTGQPVPVPPTHPQLTLSQPIQLTAQDIQQLLQLQQLVLVPGHHLQSPQFLLQQHQGQQGLLSTPNLIQLPQQNQGSLLSAPRLGLQAQRDKAMEGSGVMTSVSSVTSHPEEPSDLEELEVFARTFKQRRIKLGFTQGDVGMAMGKLYGNDFSQTTISRFEALNLSFKNMCKLKPLLEKWLNDADSTMPSPSSLSSSSMGFEGLPGRRRKKRTSIETNVRVALERAFITQNQKPTSEEILCIADQLSMEKEVIRVWFCNRRQKEKRINPNSATPPLPSQPPQAPPTHKPPCYSPHMMSSQLSSQLSSQLSSQMSSQLSQAVTSLSTTLTTMSSFSPLIPSGPTHSSLSSASSPVTPPPRSTASPATPSHSTLSLNTGLWRLGKKNGDVSNYITDFAANLRNTVMGVNTGNQALNQALLSNNQLATIQALAASGGQLPLSSLEGGSKVLLGGAGGQGGGLQSSFFLNHPAFLHMGQNPGAGLVSAAVAKASQPSPFPSTSSISPTPCSPSPCSSPASSCDFDELAHSPSSLGGAKIE; this is encoded by the exons aAATCAGAATGTCAAAGCCAGTTGAGGTTGAGAACACAGTGGCTGACTCTCCAATGGAGAGCACag ATTCAGAGCGGAATGGTCCTGACTCAAATCATCAG CTTCAGCAGATGAAAATCAGTCCCTTTCACCTTTCTCCAACCCTCAGCAgcaacaag aatAAGATGGAAGAGTGTGGTGAGATGTCCCCGGGCCCTCCTCCCCACCACAGCCACGCCCCCTCACAGacgcccctcccacacacacagctcatgCTGACTGGCTCCCAACTGGCAGGG TTGACAGCTCTCTTGCCAGCTCAGCAGCAGTTGTTACTGCAGCAGGCTCAGGCTCAGCTTCTAGCTGCAGCTGTGCAGCAGTCTGTTCAGCAGTCCAACGCAGCTCACGCAGCTCACGCAGCTCATGCAGCCCACGCAGCCGCCCAAGCCAATCAGCAAGCTCAGGCAGCCGCAGCAGCCAATCAACATGCCCAGCAGCAGGCGGGACAGACAGGGCAGCAGGGCCAATCACAGCCCCAGGGACAGAgcacacaggaacagacaggtcaacctgtccctgtcccgcCCACTCATCCTCAGCTCACCCTCTCTCAGCCAATTCAGCTCACCGCCCAG GACATCCAGCAGTTGTTGCAGCTGCAGCAGTTGGTTCTGGTGCCAGGACACCACCTGCAGTCTCCTCAGTTCCTCCTCCAACAGCACCAAGGGCAGCAAG GACTGCTATCAACACCAAATCTGATTCAGCTACCTCAGCAAAACCAAGGGAGCCTCCTGTCCGCTCCCAGGCTGGGGCTCCAAGCACAG AGAGATAAGGCTATGGAGGGCAGTGGGGTCATGACCTCTGTGTCCTCTGTGACCTCTCACCCCGAGGAGCCCAGTGACCTTGAGGAACTGGAGGTGTTCGCCCGCACCTTCAAACAGAGACGCATCAAACTGGGCTTTACACAG gGTGACGTGGGAATGGCCATGGGGAAGCTATATGGTAATGATTTCAGCCAGACCACCATCTCTCGCTTCGAGGCCCTCAACCTGAGCTTTAAGAACATGTGCAAACTCAAACCACTACTGGAGAAGTGGCTCAATGATGCag ACAGTACTATGCCCAGCCCCagctctctgtcctcttcctcaATGGGCTTCGAGGGCCTGCCGGGCCGACGCAGGAAGAAAAGAACCAGCATCGAGACTAACGTCCGCGTGGCCCTGGAAAGAGCCTTCATCACG CAGAACCAGAAGCCTACCTCAGAGGAGATCCTGTGTATCGCGGACCAGCtcagcatggagaaggaggtgatCCGCGTGTGGTTCTGCAACCGCCGACAGAAAGAGAAGCGTATCAACCCCAACAGTGCCACCCCTCCCTTGCCCAGCCAGCCCCCCCAAGCCCCACCGACGCACAAACCCCCCTGCTACAGCCCACACATG ATGTCCAGTCAGCTGTCCAGTCAGCTGTCCAGTCAGCTGTCCAGTCAGATGTCCAGTCAGCTGTCCCAGGCAGTGACCAGCCTCAGCACCACATTGACCACAATGTCATCGTTCTCCCCTCTGATCCCCAGTGGTCCCACCCACTCATCTCTCAGCTCCGCCTCCTCTCCAGTGACTCCTCCTCCTCGCAGCACAGCCAGCCCAGCCACTCCCAGCCACAGCACACTGAGTCTCAACACAGG CTTATGGCGTTTGGGTAAAAAGAATGGTGACGTGTCTAACTACATCACCGATTTTGCTGCAAACTTGAG gAACACTGTGATGGGAGTAAACACAGGGAACCAGGCTCTGAACCAAGCTCTCCTCAGCAACAACCAGTTGGCTACTATACAAG CCCTAGCAGCCAGTGGTGGCCAGCTGCCCCTTTCCAGTCTTGAGGGGGGCAGTAAGGTGTTGCTGGGTGGTGCAGGGGGGCAGGGAGGGGGTCTCCAGTCCTCCTTTTTCCTCAACCACCCCGCTTTCCTCCACATGGGCCAGAATCCTGGTGCTGGATTGGTCAGCGCTGCCGTAGCCAAAGCATCCCAgccctcccctttcccctccacCAGTAGCATAAGCCCCACCCCCTGCTCCCCCTCCCCTTGCTCCAGCCCCGCCTCTTCCTGCGACTTCGATGAATTGGCGCACAGCCCATCCTCATTGGGAGGGGCTAAGATTGAGTGA
- the LOC109883386 gene encoding POU domain, class 2, transcription factor 2 isoform X6, which yields MFVPLPVPFMFQRTAPDLNAWRLKSPLALRSDSEIRMSKPVEVENTVADSPMESTDSERNGPDSNHQLQQMKISPFHLSPTLSSNKNKMEECGEMSPGPPPHHSHAPSQTPLPHTQLMLTGSQLAGDIQQLLQLQQLVLVPGHHLQSPQFLLQQHQGQQGLLSTPNLIQLPQQNQGSLLSAPRLGLQAQRDKAMEGSGVMTSVSSVTSHPEEPSDLEELEVFARTFKQRRIKLGFTQGDVGMAMGKLYGNDFSQTTISRFEALNLSFKNMCKLKPLLEKWLNDAETMSTDSTMPSPSSLSSSSMGFEGLPGRRRKKRTSIETNVRVALERAFITNQKPTSEEILCIADQLSMEKEVIRVWFCNRRQKEKRINPNSATPPLPSQPPQAPPTHKPPCYSPHMMSSQLSSQLSSQLSSQMSSQLSQAVTSLSTTLTTMSSFSPLIPSGPTHSSLSSASSPVTPPPRSTASPATPSHSTLSLNTGLWRLGKKNGDVSNYITDFAANLRNTVMGVNTGNQALNQALLSNNQLATIQALAASGGQLPLSSLEGGSKVLLGGAGGQGGGLQSSFFLNHPAFLHMGQNPGAGLVSAAVAKASQPSPFPSTSSISPTPCSPSPCSSPASSCDFDELAHSPSSLGGAKIE from the exons aAATCAGAATGTCAAAGCCAGTTGAGGTTGAGAACACAGTGGCTGACTCTCCAATGGAGAGCACag ATTCAGAGCGGAATGGTCCTGACTCAAATCATCAG CTTCAGCAGATGAAAATCAGTCCCTTTCACCTTTCTCCAACCCTCAGCAgcaacaag aatAAGATGGAAGAGTGTGGTGAGATGTCCCCGGGCCCTCCTCCCCACCACAGCCACGCCCCCTCACAGacgcccctcccacacacacagctcatgCTGACTGGCTCCCAACTGGCAGGG GACATCCAGCAGTTGTTGCAGCTGCAGCAGTTGGTTCTGGTGCCAGGACACCACCTGCAGTCTCCTCAGTTCCTCCTCCAACAGCACCAAGGGCAGCAAG GACTGCTATCAACACCAAATCTGATTCAGCTACCTCAGCAAAACCAAGGGAGCCTCCTGTCCGCTCCCAGGCTGGGGCTCCAAGCACAG AGAGATAAGGCTATGGAGGGCAGTGGGGTCATGACCTCTGTGTCCTCTGTGACCTCTCACCCCGAGGAGCCCAGTGACCTTGAGGAACTGGAGGTGTTCGCCCGCACCTTCAAACAGAGACGCATCAAACTGGGCTTTACACAG gGTGACGTGGGAATGGCCATGGGGAAGCTATATGGTAATGATTTCAGCCAGACCACCATCTCTCGCTTCGAGGCCCTCAACCTGAGCTTTAAGAACATGTGCAAACTCAAACCACTACTGGAGAAGTGGCTCAATGATGCag AGACCATGTCCACAGACAGTACTATGCCCAGCCCCagctctctgtcctcttcctcaATGGGCTTCGAGGGCCTGCCGGGCCGACGCAGGAAGAAAAGAACCAGCATCGAGACTAACGTCCGCGTGGCCCTGGAAAGAGCCTTCATCACG AACCAGAAGCCTACCTCAGAGGAGATCCTGTGTATCGCGGACCAGCtcagcatggagaaggaggtgatCCGCGTGTGGTTCTGCAACCGCCGACAGAAAGAGAAGCGTATCAACCCCAACAGTGCCACCCCTCCCTTGCCCAGCCAGCCCCCCCAAGCCCCACCGACGCACAAACCCCCCTGCTACAGCCCACACATG ATGTCCAGTCAGCTGTCCAGTCAGCTGTCCAGTCAGCTGTCCAGTCAGATGTCCAGTCAGCTGTCCCAGGCAGTGACCAGCCTCAGCACCACATTGACCACAATGTCATCGTTCTCCCCTCTGATCCCCAGTGGTCCCACCCACTCATCTCTCAGCTCCGCCTCCTCTCCAGTGACTCCTCCTCCTCGCAGCACAGCCAGCCCAGCCACTCCCAGCCACAGCACACTGAGTCTCAACACAGG CTTATGGCGTTTGGGTAAAAAGAATGGTGACGTGTCTAACTACATCACCGATTTTGCTGCAAACTTGAG gAACACTGTGATGGGAGTAAACACAGGGAACCAGGCTCTGAACCAAGCTCTCCTCAGCAACAACCAGTTGGCTACTATACAAG CCCTAGCAGCCAGTGGTGGCCAGCTGCCCCTTTCCAGTCTTGAGGGGGGCAGTAAGGTGTTGCTGGGTGGTGCAGGGGGGCAGGGAGGGGGTCTCCAGTCCTCCTTTTTCCTCAACCACCCCGCTTTCCTCCACATGGGCCAGAATCCTGGTGCTGGATTGGTCAGCGCTGCCGTAGCCAAAGCATCCCAgccctcccctttcccctccacCAGTAGCATAAGCCCCACCCCCTGCTCCCCCTCCCCTTGCTCCAGCCCCGCCTCTTCCTGCGACTTCGATGAATTGGCGCACAGCCCATCCTCATTGGGAGGGGCTAAGATTGAGTGA
- the LOC109883386 gene encoding POU domain, class 2, transcription factor 2 isoform X1: MFVPLPVPFMFQRTAPDLNAWRLKSPLALRSDSEIRMSKPVEVENTVADSPMESTDSERNGPDSNHQLQQMKISPFHLSPTLSSNKNKMEECGEMSPGPPPHHSHAPSQTPLPHTQLMLTGSQLAGLTALLPAQQQLLLQQAQAQLLAAAVQQSVQQSNAAHAAHAAHAAHAAAQANQQAQAAAAANQHAQQQAGQTGQQGQSQPQGQSTQEQTGQPVPVPPTHPQLTLSQPIQLTAQDIQQLLQLQQLVLVPGHHLQSPQFLLQQHQGQQGLLSTPNLIQLPQQNQGSLLSAPRLGLQAQRDKAMEGSGVMTSVSSVTSHPEEPSDLEELEVFARTFKQRRIKLGFTQGDVGMAMGKLYGNDFSQTTISRFEALNLSFKNMCKLKPLLEKWLNDAETMSTDSTMPSPSSLSSSSMGFEGLPGRRRKKRTSIETNVRVALERAFITQNQKPTSEEILCIADQLSMEKEVIRVWFCNRRQKEKRINPNSATPPLPSQPPQAPPTHKPPCYSPHMMSSQLSSQLSSQLSSQMSSQLSQAVTSLSTTLTTMSSFSPLIPSGPTHSSLSSASSPVTPPPRSTASPATPSHSTLSLNTGLWRLGKKNGDVSNYITDFAANLRNTVMGVNTGNQALNQALLSNNQLATIQALAASGGQLPLSSLEGGSKVLLGGAGGQGGGLQSSFFLNHPAFLHMGQNPGAGLVSAAVAKASQPSPFPSTSSISPTPCSPSPCSSPASSCDFDELAHSPSSLGGAKIE; encoded by the exons aAATCAGAATGTCAAAGCCAGTTGAGGTTGAGAACACAGTGGCTGACTCTCCAATGGAGAGCACag ATTCAGAGCGGAATGGTCCTGACTCAAATCATCAG CTTCAGCAGATGAAAATCAGTCCCTTTCACCTTTCTCCAACCCTCAGCAgcaacaag aatAAGATGGAAGAGTGTGGTGAGATGTCCCCGGGCCCTCCTCCCCACCACAGCCACGCCCCCTCACAGacgcccctcccacacacacagctcatgCTGACTGGCTCCCAACTGGCAGGG TTGACAGCTCTCTTGCCAGCTCAGCAGCAGTTGTTACTGCAGCAGGCTCAGGCTCAGCTTCTAGCTGCAGCTGTGCAGCAGTCTGTTCAGCAGTCCAACGCAGCTCACGCAGCTCACGCAGCTCATGCAGCCCACGCAGCCGCCCAAGCCAATCAGCAAGCTCAGGCAGCCGCAGCAGCCAATCAACATGCCCAGCAGCAGGCGGGACAGACAGGGCAGCAGGGCCAATCACAGCCCCAGGGACAGAgcacacaggaacagacaggtcaacctgtccctgtcccgcCCACTCATCCTCAGCTCACCCTCTCTCAGCCAATTCAGCTCACCGCCCAG GACATCCAGCAGTTGTTGCAGCTGCAGCAGTTGGTTCTGGTGCCAGGACACCACCTGCAGTCTCCTCAGTTCCTCCTCCAACAGCACCAAGGGCAGCAAG GACTGCTATCAACACCAAATCTGATTCAGCTACCTCAGCAAAACCAAGGGAGCCTCCTGTCCGCTCCCAGGCTGGGGCTCCAAGCACAG AGAGATAAGGCTATGGAGGGCAGTGGGGTCATGACCTCTGTGTCCTCTGTGACCTCTCACCCCGAGGAGCCCAGTGACCTTGAGGAACTGGAGGTGTTCGCCCGCACCTTCAAACAGAGACGCATCAAACTGGGCTTTACACAG gGTGACGTGGGAATGGCCATGGGGAAGCTATATGGTAATGATTTCAGCCAGACCACCATCTCTCGCTTCGAGGCCCTCAACCTGAGCTTTAAGAACATGTGCAAACTCAAACCACTACTGGAGAAGTGGCTCAATGATGCag AGACCATGTCCACAGACAGTACTATGCCCAGCCCCagctctctgtcctcttcctcaATGGGCTTCGAGGGCCTGCCGGGCCGACGCAGGAAGAAAAGAACCAGCATCGAGACTAACGTCCGCGTGGCCCTGGAAAGAGCCTTCATCACG CAGAACCAGAAGCCTACCTCAGAGGAGATCCTGTGTATCGCGGACCAGCtcagcatggagaaggaggtgatCCGCGTGTGGTTCTGCAACCGCCGACAGAAAGAGAAGCGTATCAACCCCAACAGTGCCACCCCTCCCTTGCCCAGCCAGCCCCCCCAAGCCCCACCGACGCACAAACCCCCCTGCTACAGCCCACACATG ATGTCCAGTCAGCTGTCCAGTCAGCTGTCCAGTCAGCTGTCCAGTCAGATGTCCAGTCAGCTGTCCCAGGCAGTGACCAGCCTCAGCACCACATTGACCACAATGTCATCGTTCTCCCCTCTGATCCCCAGTGGTCCCACCCACTCATCTCTCAGCTCCGCCTCCTCTCCAGTGACTCCTCCTCCTCGCAGCACAGCCAGCCCAGCCACTCCCAGCCACAGCACACTGAGTCTCAACACAGG CTTATGGCGTTTGGGTAAAAAGAATGGTGACGTGTCTAACTACATCACCGATTTTGCTGCAAACTTGAG gAACACTGTGATGGGAGTAAACACAGGGAACCAGGCTCTGAACCAAGCTCTCCTCAGCAACAACCAGTTGGCTACTATACAAG CCCTAGCAGCCAGTGGTGGCCAGCTGCCCCTTTCCAGTCTTGAGGGGGGCAGTAAGGTGTTGCTGGGTGGTGCAGGGGGGCAGGGAGGGGGTCTCCAGTCCTCCTTTTTCCTCAACCACCCCGCTTTCCTCCACATGGGCCAGAATCCTGGTGCTGGATTGGTCAGCGCTGCCGTAGCCAAAGCATCCCAgccctcccctttcccctccacCAGTAGCATAAGCCCCACCCCCTGCTCCCCCTCCCCTTGCTCCAGCCCCGCCTCTTCCTGCGACTTCGATGAATTGGCGCACAGCCCATCCTCATTGGGAGGGGCTAAGATTGAGTGA